The following nucleotide sequence is from Nycticebus coucang isolate mNycCou1 chromosome 8, mNycCou1.pri, whole genome shotgun sequence.
AATATTAATAGCTGGGCATCTCATGACCATGCAGCGTATCCCTGCCGGCACCACTAGCTTTAGTTGTTTTAATTTGACCTTTATTAGCAATGTGCTCCCACAGGCTGTGAACTGGATGAGCACCCCATGACCGCCCTGTCCCCTTGCACCCCGCCTGCTTCCTGGGGAGGGTCGGAGCTTGTAGCTCCTCCGACGCCGCCTCTGCAGCAGAGAGCAGGCCCAAGTCCCTCCGCTTCAGACCTGGGAGCGGTCAGGCATCCTGGGGCGTGGTCCGGGGCTGGTGGTCTCCCAGCCTTGGAGCTGGGCGGTGTCTGCCATGCATCGCCGTGAGTTCCTCTCAGTACAATGTGCTGGCGTGCAGAGAGGAGTAAAGGAAACACCATTCTAAAGTGGTACTGGCATCTATGGAGCGGCAGTGGTCCACACTGAGTGTGCCTGTGCCtagcggtgtgtgtgtgtgtccgagGGGGGGGGAGCGGTTATTGCAGCTCAGGGGAGGGTACTGCGGCCAAGGGCAAGGCGGGAGGACAGTGAAGGCCGGCTGGCCGCTTGCAAGCCCTTCCCCGAGTTCAGCTGCCGGGATCACCAGCACTGCAGCTAAAGGGGCTGGTAGGCTCtcctgcaccccccaccccccccaccccgtgCTCTCCCGCCTTCCGTGTGTCCCCGGCTTTTCCAGGAGGAAGATGGGGTGCCCATTGCAAAGGGGCGCGCTGGGGCGCGGGGCCGGGTGGTCACGTGTTCCCCCTCCCCGCCACTGCTGCGGGAGTTCCAATCAGCGCGCCCCAGGGAGCTCCTCCCGGGCAGGAACCACCCGGCTCGGCTGCGGAGGGTTGGCCGGCGTCCCCGCCGAGTAAGGGGCGGTGGTAGCGGCTGCTTGGTTACAAATGGCCCCTCCGGTCCGGCTGGCCTGCTCGCTCGAGCTCGGGGCGGACCCGCCCAGGCCTGCTCTTCCAGGCGGCTCCCTGAGCCTCATCGCCTTGCCCGGGGCAGCCCGCTGTCCCGGCCACTCCTGAAGGCTCGCCAGGCACCTAGCACTGAGTTTTGCCTGCGGAGGTTGCGACCGAAGTCTGGACCGCCTCGGCGTGGGGTTCGCCTTCCCGGCAGGTAAGTGCGCCCGGCGGGCGTGGGATGCTGCAGGGAAAGTGCGTGGTCCTCGGATGCGGACGCGCATCTGTGCGGTGCCCAGGTCAAGTTTGCAGAGCACTGGGAGGTCTCTCGCCTCTTTGACCTCCTCTTACTGCTCTGGCAGGTTGGAAGCTTGGACGACAGCTTTGATTTGGGGAAAGGGCTTCAGAAAATTCTTGTCTTGAGATGCTTGGCAAAGGTTGAAAAGACACATCAGGTGGGATCGTGGAGCTGCAGTTGATGGGGTTAGACAAATGCCTTAGCGTGTGCGTGCGTGTCTGTGGCTCCTGGGTGAGAGTTATCCCGAGATGGAGCTAAGCTGCTGCAGAGGGTCATTTTGCTCCCCAAAGCCACTTTGACGCTGGAGAGTGATTGAGCCTCTCTATGATGGTCATTAAATGTTATGGCAGCAAACCAGTGACCCCCAGGATTTCTGATATACCCCTGTAATAGCAGGAGTGCAGGTGCTTCAGTAAAGAGTGTGTGAGATATTAAGGCACCCAGAAATTTCATACTCCTTTTATCTTTTAGCTTCTTGGcagaaattaaacattaaaagtgCTGAATCATGCAAAAAGACACGGAAAATAATTTACttcatatttttgaaagttttcaaagCTAATAATATCTGCATTTTTGGATGAGTGCTTTAAGGTGTAGGCACGAggtatttaaaatcatattttgagACTGTGCCCTTGGTTTGATGGCTCTCGGTTGCTTTCTTTCTGTATGGTGAGTTGTATCCATTAATTACTTCTTACCATCCTCACTAccctctcctcacccccaccaACAGATCAACAACCCCTCCCAAAACAAGAGTATgtatgtgtgagagtgtgtgttgGTGTGTACATGATTGTAAAGGGACTGGAGGAAGCAGTCCtgagaaatagaaaacatcaaaTGATGAATGCAATGAAGGCCAGTTTGATTTGTCATATGCCACTGAAGGGAATGTCAAACTGATAACATGCATACTggagagaaaatgaaacaagAGTTGCCCATTGAGGAAGAAATCAGCCCTAATTCGATTGTACTCAGTAAAGGAGCTGAGGGTAATGCTTCCACAGTCCTctttggtggaggtggaggggtGTAGTTTTGATGCAAGTTCTGAGGTCAGACACCAAGTAAcataaagatgatttttaaaaatcagagtcAGGATTAATTAAATGGGTGTGTCCAAAGGTAGCCCTTGCTCCTTTACTCTGGGCTGCATGGTCTGAACTGCTCAGTGGCCTGCTGACTCATTAGGGAACCAGCATGGCTTAGCAGGGTTGGATGTTACTTGTAGATGCTCAAGCACTGtacttgtggaaaaaaaaaaaaaattaaagcatcaaCAGAGACATTCATCAACAGACAAGCCAGTCTCCTTTTCACATGTCTTCTTTAGGGAGGGTTTTCCCCCTGATTCCTTGACTTGTCACCTTCATTTCAATACCTGTCATCCATGCTTGTGCACAGCACATTTGATGTGACACAAAGGTTTTAATCTAAATCTTAAGATTAGAAACAGCGACATTCTAAACATTATGATTATTTCAAAGGTATTTGTGAAGTCTACTGCAAAACTGGAATCTGAATGATTGAGTTTTCTTTACAGCATTAAAGCTCCCTTCACATTGCATGTAAGACCAGGGAGCCCCACCCTGTTTCTGAGCATCTGCATGAAAGACCAAGAAAGGAACTCAACAGTTGCAGTGGTGCAGGGAGAGGCTTTTTCTAGGCTTTGATGTTACCTTGATTTGAGTAGTTATTAACATTTTGGAAGGTAGGCTTTAATCCATAGGTAGGTCTTAAAGAGCATAGTGTTATTTTGTTTCACCTGTCAGCTTGTTAAAATGCCCATTTAACTTTCAGAggtttattttgataaaaaaggGATATGAATGAAGAGCTGCTTCCAAATTTTAAGATCCTGAGGCGAAGAGACATGATTGGAAGGACAAACATTAAAGCAAATAGTGAAGCTAAAAgtgttatttttgctttggtATTCTTAATAAAATTGCTTTGCAAAACTAAGTTATTTTAGAATGAGAAGGCTCATTTTCAGGCAATGTATGGAATCAACCAGCTTGTGGGAATGACTAGCACCTGGCATCTCCGTTAGAACAGAGAGGCATAATTAGAGCAAGAAACAGATGAATGAGTTTACCTTTTACTGCTTGGTTCTTCAAACAGAAACCAGTCATGTCGCATCAGATTAGAGGAAGGCTATTTCTGCAATAAAGCAagatttcaaatctttttttttttttaatttttatttgtgtatttattttttttttttagtttttggccggggctgggtttaaacccaccacctctggcatatgggaccggcgccctacccctttgagccacagatgccgcccaagaTTTCAAATCTTATTTCAAACCTGTGGGAAAGTAAACATTTTGAGCTGCTATGAAGAAAGAAGCCTTATACATTCACAATTCATTATTATCATATCTACGCTTACCCACATAATCTACTGCAGATAGTGAGTCTGACCAAGGGAACGAAAAAcaccttttaaatttaaaaaaaaaaaaaaattcagaaggatGCCTACTAGTTAATACCAtctattttaaagttaaataagtcatttaaagaaaacaaaatgataatttcCCTCGATGGCTAGATTGAATTAACGCATTTCCAAATCTGAATGTAGTGACCGGTTAGCAGTAACTCGGCAGTTCTTCCAGCCTTAAGTGATACTCTAAGTGAaaatcacttgttctattctgaacTTAACATGTAAGCTCAAAGCTGCTGAAAATATCTtctgcttttttcccctcccccccacttatatcatctttcttctcttttaaatctTCCAACCACACCTGCAAATCCTAGCACCTAGAAGGCCTTGAGAGTCACCAGGAATACACAATCAGGTAAATTGCCTGTGATTGCGGGTCATTTTGAAATCAAAATAGATTTCAGCGGCAGCTTCAAGAGTCAAATTGGCAAGACATTTCTGGTGCTTTGCTCAGACACTGGCCCCCTGGCAGCCTGGTTTCAAAGACGGTCTTTCCTTAAAATATGCAGTGATGATTTTGTGGAAGTTAGCTCAGCCCACTTCCACAATTAATTGCAGTGTCAGAAGGTTCCAGAATAGTACCTCCTTGAGTTAGACAGTAAATATGCACACAGCATTGTATGAGGAACATTTCAAAACATCCACCTCCCAGTAAAGTAAATGTGACGGCTGAATAAATACCTGGGCTGTGTTAGCCTACAAATGGCAACAAATCTCATTTTTACCATAAGAGATGGTGTTAATGTACACTAAGCTTTTTAGGATACTGGAGAACCTTGCAGGATGGAGGCAGACATCTGATGTCTGACTTCTTTTGGTGATGGCTTCCAAGACTCTACCTTTTTCCATTTGAGGGTGTCAGGTTATGTATGTTTTACAaggaatttgaagaaaataaattgtccATCTACTTATTACACAGAGTTGTAGGATTAGTAGTATCATTGGTTTTAAGTAATtgaaaattaacatattcatATGTTTTGGGGTATGTGAGTATTGGGTTGATGCAGTAGAGAATAGCCTCATTTGGAAATTGCTGCCTCTTTAAAATTATGTGATGTTAAATATTTGTACATACATCTTTGCAAAATTGAAGAATGTGCTTTGGTGTGCACATTTTGCCACATACGCATGTGTCCTATACAAACTAGAATTGCTATTTAGGATTATTTAGTACTTAATTTTGTACTAGTACTTGGCCAGTAGagaggatttttgtttcatttatagcaATGATTGGGCTCTGAATCTGCTGTTTAGGTATCTTAGTATGGAGAACCATCAGATGAGgcagcaaactaatacatttgtTCTTATCAGTACATTTGTTGTAATGTGTCATCTGTTAGGTTGCTAATTTAAAAGTAATCCACTTCTAGGTGTTAGAACTGAAAATATGAGAGATAGTTATTGTTCAGATGTAGCTCAAGATGCATCTCCTTTGGTCAAATTACTGTACATCTTTGTTACAGACTTTGGAAACTGTTAAGACTGCTAATGATCTAAACCTTTTGGTCTTACAGGTGTTCTTTTGATACAGTGGATAGTGACTCTGCTCTTCTGCCTGAGAGTGGTTCAAAATGTAAATTCAGCAAACCAAATTAATAATGATCATTCTGAAGATCTCTCCCGAGCAGTTCTCACCATTTTTGGTTCCTTCTACCCATGATTCTAGCTTACAAATAAGAGTCTAGCAGGAGGTGATGTCATCCCCTTGGGTGGTGGGGGGTAGCGAGGGGAATGCCTAGCCTGGATGACCATGACCGTCATCATAGCCACTGACTGGTGTTCTTCTCCTCCCTGCCATGTTATTTTTCACGGTAATAGAATATGAACCTTTGGTGTCTGAGTAATGCTGAATTGATGTCGTATCTTTCCGGGTGGCTCTGCCTGTTCTAATCTTCTCCTGGCTCAAGAGGATGATTTCCAATCTATAGATACATCCAGGCTCAGGGGCTGAGCTCTTTGGGGCCATATGAAATCCTACATCTGCTGCCAAGTTACCTTTCCTATCACATACATTAACTAAAATGCTTTAGCCCAACTGATGGAGGTCACGCTGTTAGGATCTGGTACACATAAGTTATAAAGTGAAAAGTGTTAAAGTATATAAAAGGCCACTGCTGTTTCACATGCAGAGATTGCATGGTGAGGGATTTTTACAGATTTCCTGGGGCTCCATTTATGAATATCAAGTACTTACAAGTATGTTTGGTTAAGGAGGGAACTGCCTGTGCTCCGAAAGGGACCCAGTGCTGGTTTAGACCCCTTCCTGCCTCTTTAGCAATCTCAACATGTAATTTAAGATATTTTTGCAatttcatattttacatattGCATCAGTGGTCAGGTTCTAGAAGGCTGATTTTTACTAGGGAAAACATCTTCTCTACCTTCTCTTGTCCCTTGCTTTTTTGCTTTCCTGTCTCTGCTTCCTTGCCCCAAACATGGTTTTTCACGTAATCCTCTTCACTAAATATCACTTCCATTTTTGCTTCTCTGCAGTTTATTGCTTGAGCTGCTAATAGTCTTTCAGTACAAACAGTATATTGATCACTTAAAATCTCATTTGAGCTTGACTGAATATACATAATGGGGTGTCAATAGGGAAAAATCGCATAATAAATGGCAGGCAACTTATATTCATGAGAAAAAATGTCTTGGGCAGCACACAAAATATCATGTTTACTGTAGCATGACAGAGTGATTTCTCTGGTCTCCATCAGATTCATCGGGTGGATGTTTAATAGCGAAGGCAAGGTTAGAATATCaagatctgggcggcgcctgtggctcagtctgtaaggcgccggccccatataccgagggtgacgggttcatacccggccccggccaaactgcaaccaaaaaatagccgggtgttgtggcgggcgcctgtagtcccagctactcgggaggctgaggcaagagaatcgcttaagcccaggagttggaggttgctgtgagctgtgtgaggccacggcactctaccgagggcgataaagtgagactctgtctctacaaaataaaaaaagaatatcaagatCTTGGAACCTTTCTTTGTTTGTATGGGAAGCCTTTTTGTACACTCCATGGAGTACAAACATCTTCTAGAACCATGGCCAGCAAGAAGGATCTTTTCTACCTGAGAAATTCAGAAATTGCAAACAAATCTGTTTAAGTTGGTGTGTATTTAAAATCAGCTACTGATTTATGCagtccatattttttaaatttttaccatGTGGGTATCAGTGCATACGCTCACTGTATGCGAATATCATTTTCAGTGTGTATATGGGAGAGCACAGTATATTTAGAGGAAAGTCtgctttacataaattatttttaagaacaacTGAGCAGAGGAGTAGCCATGTGTTAAGAAAactgaatcttctttttttttctttttaagtttcccATTGAATGATAAGTGAAGGAATCTCACATTTAGagatttatatttaattctttaaaatcaattttcctGATAGAGCAGTGCTTGTGATGGTAGCTATTTCTGGTAATGTGATAGTTTGGTTACTTTATGTAGCTGACTTGGTAGCTGACTTTGTTGCTGGCCAGGTCTGGGAACTGGGGTATCTAGCCTATGAGGCAAAAGTCTACCTCCCTCCCAACCCACACCCCCGCCCCAGGACAGTGTAGGGAACGTTATGTTTTTCCCAGTCTGCTGGGTGGGAAGCAGCCTAGCTACCATCAGGAATTCTTTGTCTCCTGTAAGTGAATAAAGTCAATGGGCTCTTTGCTAATCAGGTTCtaacttgctttttttccttcgtagacacacacaaaaatcttaCTCTGGACAAATGTCTCTACCATTTCCTGTGcaatatttaagattttttaaagtacattatgCCAGAGTTTTCACTTTCATAGCCTTAGGTTATGTCTGTTACCTAGAAGAATCTACTTACCACAAAGAGTGTGCAAAATAGGATAAGTGAGGCTGTGAAGATATGAAAGACACGTTGTCAAACCCTGATCACGCCTACTGTTTTTCCATAGCAAGAACTTTTGCctgttttcatttactttactGACAtgcttctgatttgttttcttcaGATTTCTGATTACCAGTAAGAAGGACTATAAAGTTTGCTGAGACGATGGGATTATTTGAAAACTAGCCAGTTGCCAAAGTTTAATAATATATGGGGTAGACATAAAGTcgatgtgcaatttaaaatagtttaacatagtaaattgctcacgaactttatggacaccttatATAATTATAGGACAGCTACGTATTTTAGAAATATCATTTATAAGTAATATCTTATATTCCCTTATATATGTACCAACAGTTTTCTACCAGTTAGAAACTATATGTAGCATATAGCTTTTTGCACAAAGAGAAGCAATCAAATTTGATGGCTTAAGCTTGGGAAATTATGCTGTTGAGAttatttcaagaactttaaaCTCAGGAATTAGCTATTTGAATAAGCATCATTCATTTTAACCTATGAAgaaatgtatatttgaaaatgttaaagCTGAGACTTACTGGTTGTCATCAGTAAGTGGGAAAAATTAAATCccagtgaaaagaaaattggaaatataATACTCAGAGAAATTTGAGTATTGAAACCTGCATTTATAGGCCTTGCCATTGCCTTAAATCTTGGAtagttttactaatttattttaataaactgaaggaagaaagaatagtaTGAACTAAGAAATTACATGAACTATTTTCAGAGTAAACAGtagtaaagattattttttaatattacaataCTCAGTGTAGTAatacaaatacacatttttaataaattacttcCTCACCAGTCCTTAACATCTTAGtgaaagtatttaaagaaaaatagaacaagtttaagtacatattttttgtaaatcttatcagtagaattaaaaacaacataaatatacTCACTCGGTTCTTCATGAATCttttacatcatttaaaaaaatatttagcataAACTTTGAAATAGAGTTGAACTTACCTTACAGTTGTTTCACAGAAGTGTACATTGTAATTCCTAGGgtgtaatttttatgtatgtcAAACCCAAATTAGGAAATAACTAGAactcaatgtgtgtgtgtgtatatttatacacacacattttcagaAACCAAAGAGTCAGGCCTCTTTTCCCTTAGATGTAGcatatttaaaataagcaaagcagTGGGACTGTTTTATCTTCCAACAATGATTTAAATAAGAACTAGGTTGATGTCATAGattaagcataaaaaaaaaattgtgggttttttcactttaataaaaagcatatccaggtaaagaaaaacagatacaCTAATTCAATTACCAGTGAAATAGTTTGGTATATAttacttttaatcattttaacTTTACATTTAATAAGTTGATTTTCAGGTTTAATGGCTTGTTAAGAAAAAATCAACAAGTCAATTTGCTTATACCCTGTAACTGTTGAGCTTAATGTAAGTTAATTTCATTGAAGGAAATATtgtaacagaaaaaaacctttagTGCACCTCCCAGTGCCTGTTAAAAGAGTGTGTATCCTCTGAAGGGAATAACTTGGGGTAACAATCAGCCAGGGGacctattattatattattttttattttgcatatttataaataaatatatgaatattatataagTATATAACGTGCTTGTTACTAGTGTATTATAATGTTGTTCTTATTATACTTAAATGTATGTGCCATTTCAAGTGAGCCTAAATCATTCCTGTTTAGTTGGAAACCTAATACTTAGACATGTCCAAATGCCTTGTGAAATTAAAGAAAGTAGGCTTGACTATTTACCCTCCTTAGTTTTTGTTTGAGATGTAAGTTGTGGcaaagttattttcttattgatggGCAGATGCTCCATGATAATGTAGGAATTTGTTGGaaaggtttttggtttgttttggttttggggtACATGTCGGGGTGGTTCAGGAGTGAGAgtcccattttaaaaatcaaacaatttggggccgggcacggtggctcactcctataatcctagcactctgggaggacaaggtgggtggattgcctgagctcataggtttgagaccagcctgagccagagtgagacctcgtctctaaaaatagctaggtgttgttgcaggtgcctgtagtcccagctgcttgcgagactggggaaagagaatcacttgagcccaagagtttgaggttgctgtgagctgtgacgccacagcactctatcaagggtgacaacgtgagactctgtctcaaaaaataaataaaaataaatctgatgaAAACATTTGATCCCATCTTCAGGTTCAGTTTCTTCCTCCTTGCTGTGGCCTTGGGCCCATTCAGTCTGTGCCTTGATCACACTGGCTTTTAGCAATTGGACATGCAAACCCAGTATCCAATGGGCTTGATTTTGTTTCCCCCAAGCAGAGGAGGTATGCAGTCTATGAATTCTGTCCCCAGGGATTTGAATGTCCAGTGTCATAGCCAGTGTTATTCTTCATCATGGTGGCTACACCCTCTTCATTTTGTGGATATGCTCTTTTTATATTCCTGTAAACACCTACATTTTTCCAGCGCCCTGCCCTCCCACTGCACAGGGCCTCAAGCAGGCCCTTTGTGCCCTGCAGGCCGGGCCTCACTGTGTGGTCCAGCTGCTCATCTGTCTGTCTTCTCTGATTTGCTGATCTGTACCTCCCTCAGGTCTGGTTTGTATGATACCTTGTGGGCTTCCTCTGATGGCTTTGGCCAAAGCTGGATTCCCAAGGCCCCTGCTTCCTCCTGTACCTCAGGGCCTTGGCTCTCTTTCCTCAGGGGCCACTCCCCGCACAGTGCCCCTGCAGGCAGGACTCACAGTTGATCCTCCCCCTCCCTGGGGAAGAGCCTTTGCATAGGCTCTGCTGGCACCATATGCCGCCACAGGAGGCTGCCTGCAGTGTTGTTGTGTCTGGGGCATTCTTAACCAGATGCTCTGGCTGGTGATGGAGGCCTTTGGATTTCCCTGAG
It contains:
- the LOC128591331 gene encoding uncharacterized protein LOC128591331, which encodes MTALSPCTPPASWGGSELVAPPTPPLQQRAGPSPSASDLGAEEDGVPIAKGRAGARGRVVTCSPSPPLLREFQSARPRELLPGRNHPARLRRVGRRPRRVRGGGSGCLVTNGPSGPAGLLARARGGPAQACSSRRLPEPHRLARGSPLSRPLLKARQAPSTEFCLRRLRPKSGPPRRGVRLPGRCSFDTVDSDSALLPESGSKSMTASFWYLNYENLVGFLELILRRQQSHYTALCDYVICVRRRPNSMKTTHDTGK